In one window of Zingiber officinale cultivar Zhangliang chromosome 11A, Zo_v1.1, whole genome shotgun sequence DNA:
- the LOC122032463 gene encoding uncharacterized protein LOC122032463, protein MMERPAAHSFGPSASTAFADTAGSGYEGRPSQPEDDFEFTFPIGGARDEPIVTADELFSHGRILPVYPVFNRSLALNSSEESAAKPPARQIPIRRILVEESGSRSGSISSSSSSEADDLVSTAAREYRPRTVRSAPQSPEWRRECTSTETSRRWKLWDTLFSRRSHSDGKKKSMFLEFPSSPPLERSPRQSKGPNPKPGVNGKAAKGPRRSFLPFRSELFGFFDGWNRRPFY, encoded by the coding sequence ATGATGGAACGCCCAGCGGCTCACTCTTTCGGGCCCTCCGCCAGCACCGCCTTCGCAGACACCGCCGGCTCCGGCTATGAAGGCCGGCCCTCTCAACCCGAGGACGATTTCGAGTTCACCTTCCCGATCGGTGGCGCCCGCGATGAGCCCATCGTCACCGCCGATGAGCTCTTCTCCCACGGCCGCATCCTCCCCGTCTACCCTGTCTTCAACCGCTCCCTTGCCCTCAATTCGTCGGAGGAGAGTGCGGCGAAGCCTCCAGCCAGGCAGATCCCCATTCGCCGGATTCTCGTCGAGGAGAGTGGCTCTAGATCTGGGTCgatctcgtcgtcgtcgtcgtccgagGCGGACGATCTGGTGTCGACCGCGGCGCGGGAGTACCGTCCACGAACCGTGAGGTCAGCGCCGCAATCCCCGGAGTGGAGAAGGGAGTGCACGTCCACCGAGACGAGCCGGCGGTGGAAGCTTTGGGATACCTTGTTCAGCCGCCGGAGCCACAGTGACgggaagaagaagtctatgttccTTGAATTTCCCTCATCTCCGCCGCTGGAGAGGAGTCCGAGACAAAGCAAAGGCCCAAATCCAAAACCCGGAGTGAACGGGAAGGCGGCCAAGGGGCCGCGGCGGTCCTTCTTACCGTTCCGTTCGGAGCTCTTCGGCTTTTTCGACGGCTGGAATCGCCGCCCTTTCTATTAG